In Aedes albopictus strain Foshan chromosome 3, AalbF5, whole genome shotgun sequence, the following are encoded in one genomic region:
- the LOC109623393 gene encoding substance-K receptor, whose product MRAVDGIAFHYANNNTLNGSDVEIVKEQDALYDVPVGLVVLLSIFYGTISIIAVIGNSLVIWIVLTTKQMQTITNMFIANLALADVTIAVFAIPFQFQAAVLQRWNLPEFMCPFCPFVQLLSVNVSVFTLTAIAVDRHRAIINPLRARASKNISKFVISAIWMMSFALAAPTLFALRVVPVSIVSLGETNETYINMTKPFCQVVNFEESEMLLYRYILTLVQYFVPLCVISFVYIQMALRLWGSKTPGNAQDSRDMTMLKNKKKVIKMLIIVVALFGICWFPLQLYNILHVTWSEVNEYRYINIIWFVCDWLAMSNSCYNPFIYGIYNEKFKREFHKRYPFRGRHQSYHQDQLTDKTLSMFTRVSSIRSSYATSSIRNKFYTRPGGASGNSGIHTGGYSGGAFYQNHSPHQQQSYKSTNLNSATGYQRNNTTDRNTGGNVHNGTTAWDPKCCPCRQNSAKSLSTRTSSSVACPYRIPLPAVSCDGDSGSEEGGGCNGTGGGHSPMINSDERQLLRADNNRLSASLRVEDIPLDHPHPDSADDENGV is encoded by the exons ATGCGAGCTGTGGACGGCATCGCCTTCCATTATGCAAACAACAACACACTCAACGGCAGCGACGTGGAAATCGTCAAAGAGCAAG ATGCGCTCTATGACGTCCCGGTCGGGTTGGTCGTGCTGTTGTCGATATTCTACGGAACCATCAGTATTATAGCTGTGATAGGCAACTCGCTAGTGATATGGATCGTCCTGACGACCAAACAGATGCAAACCATCACGAACATGTTCATCGCGAACCTGGCCCTGGCCGATGTCACCATTGCGGTGTTCGCCATTCCCTTCCAGTTCCAGGCGGCCGTGCTGCAACGGTGGAACCTGCCGGAGTTCATGTGCCCCTTTTGTCCGTTTGTGCAACTGTTGAGTGTGAACGTGTCGGTTTTTACTTTGACGGCCATCGCCGTTGACCGACACCGGGCCATCATCAACCCCCTCAG GGCACGTGCATCGAAAAACATTTCCAAATTTGTAATCAGTGCCATCTGGATGATGTCGTTTGCGCTGGCCGCCCCAACCCTGTTCGCACTGCGTGTGGTTCCCGTGTCGATCGTTAGCCTTG GTGAAACCAACGAAACCTACATCAACATGACGAAACCATTCTGCCAGGTGGTCAACTTTGAAGAGTCCGAAATGCTGCTCTATCGATACATCCTGACGCTGGTGCAGTACTTTGTGCCGCTTTGTGTCATCAGTTTCGTGTACATTCAGATGGCACTGAGGCTGTGGGGCTCGAAAACGCCAGGGAATGCACAGGACTCTCGCGATATGACGATGCTGAAAAACAAAAAGAAG GTTATAAAGATGTTGATCATCGTAGTAGCCTTATTTGGCATCTGTTGGTTTCCGCTGCAGCTGTACAACATCCTACACGTAACATGGTCCGAAGTCAATGA GTATCGATACATCAACATCATTTGGTTCGTTTGCGATTGGTTGGCTATGAGCAATAGCTGTTACAATCCGTTCATATATGGAATCTACAAT GAAAAATTCAAACGAGAATTCCACAAGCGCTATCCCTTTCGTGGGCGACACCAAAGCTACCACCAGGACCAGTTGACTGATAAGACTCTTTCGATGTTCACCCGCGTCAGCTCGATTCGATCCAGCTACGCAACGTCATCGATCCGGAACAAGTTCTACACGAGACCCGGTGGTGCCAGTGGGAATAGCGGAATCCACACCGGAGGATACAGTGGCGGAGCTTTCTACCAAAATCACAGTCCCCACCAGCAGCAATCGTACAAATCCACTAATCTGAACAGTGCCACTGGTTATCAGCGAAATAACACTACCGATAGAAATACCGGTGGGAACGTTCACAACGGCACCACCGCGTGGGATCCAAAATGTTGCCCATGTCGGCAAAATTCGGCGAAGAGTTTATCAACACGGACGTCGTCGTCCGTTGCTTGCCCGTATCGAATACCGCTGCCTGCTGTATCGTGTGATGGCGACAGTGGCAGCGAGGAAGGAGGTGGATGTAATGGCACGGGAGGTGGTCATAGTCCAATGATAAACAGCGATGAAAGACAGCTGCTCCGGGCAGATAATAATCGTTTAAGTGCTTCTCTGAGAGTCGAGGACATTCCCTTGGACCATCCACATCCGGACAGCGCAGATGACGAGAATGGCGTTTGA